The following proteins are co-located in the Telopea speciosissima isolate NSW1024214 ecotype Mountain lineage chromosome 9, Tspe_v1, whole genome shotgun sequence genome:
- the LOC122639343 gene encoding protein C2-DOMAIN ABA-RELATED 11: MGELVGLLKVTVAQGKRLVVRDFKSSDPYVIVKLGNQTVKTKVINSCLNPVWNEEFTFSVTEPIGVLNLEVFDRDRFKADDKMGRAHLTIQPIASAARLRRVLRVSDGETMIRKVVPASDNCLVRESSVNCVDGEIVQDVWLRLCEVESGEIELKVKWVDLPSDSHQAPSS, encoded by the exons ATGGGTGAGCTCGTCGGGCTGCTAAAAGTAACTGTAGCACAGGGGAAAAGGCTAGTAGTCCGGGATTTCAAGAGTAGTGATCCTTATGTCATCGTCAAGCTGGGCAATCAG ACTGTGAAGACCAAGGTTATTAACAGTTGCCTGAATCCTGTCTGGAATGAAGAGTTTACGTTCTCAGTAACTGAACCCATTGGAGTTCTAAACTTG GAGGTGTTTGACAGAGACCGTTTTAAGGCGGATGACAAAATGGGTCGGGCTCACCTCACCATCCAACCCATAGCATCCGCTGCACGGCTGAGACGGGTTCTACGTGTATCAGATGGGGAGACAATGATCAGAAAGGTGGTCCCAGCCAGTGACAATTGCCTAGTCAGGGAGAGCTCTGTGAATTGTGTAGATGGAGAGATTGTGCAGGATGTTTGGTTGAGGCTGTGTGAGGTTGAATCTGGAGAGATTGAGTTAAAAGTCAAGTGGGTTGATCTTCCTTCTGATTCCCATCAGGCTCCTTCAAGTTGA